The Bombus huntii isolate Logan2020A chromosome 11, iyBomHunt1.1, whole genome shotgun sequence genome includes a window with the following:
- the LOC126871281 gene encoding insulin-like growth factor-binding protein complex acid labile subunit, producing MKRCYVTVSSADTEPLLKWATAGRVFKMNKTSNFCGTELHRRVILYTVWLIYLSNRICRTVTVGLFPWLHIETLLFHAFSAYPASEHTMCFLLLVYLLLSVTTQDVRAEEIDCQVYNHLYVCLANSVLYSVAFEDVNAVQTIEDIELHLEGLGIIDIAKDAFLEVSNSSALYIRDNHLSTIFRHYFSGLDQLTYLDLKNNSITEIEDGAFAKLHSLETLLLDNNNITAFRPGMWKGLTDLRELYATNNNIALKRNIFRGLRHLETLALDCNGITEVPIGAFNGLPHIDLLYLSRNKISSLQPEVFRGLGEINELDLGRNRLKNVSGGIFRHLKNLNSLWLNGNQIIMLKGDAFDGLDNLLLLFLNSNELRFVDMSAFVKMKNVTTDPGFKIAGTTIDNVSKVQGRFQCSNVEYQLPYECTEIESQVH from the coding sequence ATGAAACGTTGCTATGTAACCGTATCATCCGCGGACACAGAGCCACTGTTAAAGTGGGCAACCGCGGGGCGTGTgtttaaaatgaataaaacatCCAATTTCTGCGGAACTGAACTTCATCGTCGAGTTATACTGTACACGGTATGGCTGATATATTTGTCCAATCGTATCTGTCGAACGGTAACCGTCGGTTTGTTCCCTTGGCTGCACATCGAAACTCTGCTCTTCCACGCGTTCAGTGCGTATCCAGCATCTGAGCACACCATGTGCTTCCTCTTGCTCGTTTATCTTCTCTTATCGGTCACCACTCAAGACGTTCGCGCGGAGGAAATCGACTGCCAAGTTTATAACCATCTTTACGTTTGTCTGGCCAACAGCGTGTTATACAGTGTCGCGTTCGAGGATGTCAACGCGGTGCAGACGATCGAGGACATAGAATTACACCTGGAGGGTCTTGGGATCATCGACATAGCCAAGGACGCTTTTCTCGAAGTCAGCAACTCGTCCGCCTTGTACATTCGTGACAACCACTTGTCTACAATTTTTAGACACTATTTCTCTGGTTTGGACCAACTGACGTATTTGGATCTGAAGAATAACAGTATAACCGAGATAGAAGACGGTGCCTTTGCCAAATTGCACAGTCTAGAAACGTTGCTGCTggataacaataatattactGCGTTTCGACCTGGAATGTGGAAGGGTCTCACCGATCTTCGTGAATTGTACGCCACAAATAACAATATTGCCTTGAAGAGAAACATATTCAGAGGACTGCGACACCTGGAAACCTTAGCGTTGGATTGTAACGGTATCACGGAGGTACCTATTGGAGCGTTTAATGGACTGCCTCACATCGATCTCCTCTATCTGTCGAGAAACAAAATTTCGTCCCTGCAACCCGAGGTTTTTCGTGGTCTTGGTGAAATCAACGAACTAGATTTGGGACGGAATCGATTGAAAAATGTGTCTGGAGGAATTTTCCGACATCTGAAAAACTTAAATTCTCTTTGGCTCAACGGAAATCAAATTATCATGCTGAAGGGGGACGCTTTCGATGGATTGGATAATTTGTTGCTTCTGTTCTTGAACAGCAACGAACTGCGTTTTGTGGACATGTCCGCTTTCGTCAAGATGAAGAATGTTACCACCGACCCAGGTTTCAAGATAGCCGGGACGACTATTGATAATGTTTCCAAAGTGCAAGGACGATTTCAATGCAGCAACGTCGAGTATCAGCTGCCCTACGAGTGCACAGAGATCGAGTCTCAAGTTCATTAA